One window of the Cryptomeria japonica chromosome 7, Sugi_1.0, whole genome shotgun sequence genome contains the following:
- the LOC131856802 gene encoding uncharacterized protein LOC131856802, which translates to MLLLYNHVKAYSVQHSITELLDSDNESKNLEDSEDEGSDTKWEDDGDMITSTKGSIKGKDKDMASGFGKKKAGKGVKRKRSKVQEEENWLEDDEQDDEGMETDNDYVTPPPKKKNKKSPVITDIRPNKGNNFLNVQPNPLDPNKRTNDVEEDEKMVKEGDTLSPNDKTTSANMETLDNTALEINIDRKNSPLTMLNTMKSEMMDLCKVIDWVYSEMDSFKKKQEDSSKKVDTLEFVGTGKLSTLPNYLNELTKAIGDAEAITYAYGSQFKVVEARLNDLVKQVLNHENTLKKIGEQSQIFLKASADNFSVMISKLE; encoded by the coding sequence ATGCTTcttttatacaaccatgtcaaggcctACTCTGTGCAGCATTCTATCACTGAGCTTTTAGATTCAGATAATGAGTCTAAGAACTTAGAAGACAGTGAAGATGAGGGGTCTGATACTAAGTGGGAAGATGATGGTGACATGATTACCTCTACTAAAGGTTCTATCAAGGGGAAGGACAAAGATATGGCTTCTGGGTTCGGAAAAAAGAAAGCTGGAAAAGGGGTTAAAAGAAAAAGGAGTAAGGTTCAAGAGGAGGAAAACTGGCTTGAAGATGATGAACAAgatgatgaggggatggagacTGATAATGATTATGTTACCCCACCGcctaagaagaaaaataagaaaagcCCTGTCATCACTGATATTAGGCCAAATAAAGGGAATAATTTTCTAAATGTCCAACCCAATCCTCTAGACCCTAATAAAAGGACAAATGATgttgaagaagatgagaagatggtGAAGGAAGGTGATACTCTATCTCCCAATGATAAAACTACTAGTGCTAACATGGAGACCCTGGATAATACTGCTCTTGAGATCAATATTGATAGAAAAAACTCTCCTTTAACCATGCTAAATACTATGAAGAGTGAGATGATGGACCTATGCAAGGTTATTGATTGGGTCTATTCAGAGATGGATAGTTTTAAGAAAAAGCAAGAGGATTCATCCAAGAAAGTGGATACCTTAGAATTTGTTGGAACAGGTAAGCTCAGTACTCTGCCTAACTACCTAAATGAATTGACAAAAGCCATTGGCGATGCGGAGGCTATCACTTATGCATATGGCTCTCAATTTAAGGTTGTGGAGGCTAGACTCAATGATCTAGTGAAGCAGGTTCTCAATCATGAGAACACCctaaagaaaattggagaacaaagccaaatttttttgaaagccTCTGCCGACAACTTCAGTGTGATGATCAGCAAACTGGAATAG